A single window of Solanum dulcamara chromosome 5, daSolDulc1.2, whole genome shotgun sequence DNA harbors:
- the LOC129888685 gene encoding uncharacterized protein LOC129888685 isoform X2, with product MFKSARWRSEKNKIKVIFKLQFHATQVAGDALMISVVPADVGKPTLKLEKAPVRDGSCYWEKAVLETVKFIQEPKSGKIHEKIYYFILGTGSLKSGVVGEASIDFSNYAEASKISSISLPLKNSISGALLHVSIQRIQDSSDQSVEEIENVKANSDNMILRTQLSNGDVEASLESNSTEDGLINKPILHNGELNGIHRASGESDITMSSSGSSSGLDTPQQIKMRNNTGNQDHINFPSSPNHALILRNPSIDVSTTVSEEIQQLEWLGGSALEVSTDGSSSTPREALLRLASQEASDIVIAKLKSELATFARQVEVSDLELHTLRKQIVKESKRGQDLSKEVASLKKERDSLKEECDKLKASQRRLNEAKSKDKLLYEKGDLQTLVSELRQELAYQKDLNANLEIQLQKTQESNSELILAVRDLDEMLEQKNKENVSLCNKSTTSCDAENLPDVISKHEMTDEDDEEQKALEQLVREHSDVKVTYMLEQKITDLHSEIEMYRRERNDLEMQMEQLVLDNEILKQENHDILYKLEQSELQEQLKMQYECATSYSTVRELEGRITSLENELTEQAKELSDSLVTISELKDQVSNLDEELEKQAQGFEADLDTLTRDKVEQEQRAIRAEEELRKTRRHNASTAERLQDELKSLSMQMTCSLEANEKLATKASHEANELRLQKMHFEETLQKSSEDLQLIRVHYEAKMLKLSSQVTSMSGQMEKLHLEIEGKCVQLEKQEELAKETEQHLSQKIISLKAEIGNLLADKDILYQHAKQKNMLIDELEDTRKSIENMQLLVKHGHSERRELETRLALVENEAMETLKELNSTRSLMDEKETLILELHLEVDILVSEFNEMKNYLFEDELEKDNLRKQLSQLKEDLKKKADALNSLDKKLTDANSLKETIKLLEGQIKLKENALDNAMNSFMEKEKDLQGKNEELERRLEEIQQSTERLCEQKSLKVAIEDLNLTTTTGMEDENPCQTLSTESCCSDEEEEMESAASNTINLQELSKETELLKERNKFMVVELKEMQGRYSEISLKFAEVEGERQKLAMKLRNIKSTKKELVK from the exons atgtttaaGTCGGCAAGATGGAGGAGTGAGAAGAACAAGATCAAAGTTATCTTCAAATTACAGTTTCATGCAACTCag GTAGCGGGGGATGCATTGATGATATCTGTGGTCCCTGCTGATGTGGGAAAGCCAACATTAAAATTAGAGAAGGCACCGGTTCGTGATGGGAGCTGTTACTGGGAGAAAGCAGTTCTTGAAACTGTTAAGTTCATTCAAGAACCTAAGTCGGGGAAGATTCATGAAAAAATCTATTACTTCATCCTGGGAACA GGGTCTTTAAAATCTGGAGTTGTTGGAGAAGCTTCGATTGATTTCTCGAATTATGCAGAGGCGTCTAAGATCTCCTCTATTTCTCTTCCACTCAAAAATTCAATATCGGGAGCTTTATTGCAT GTTTCGATTCAGAGGATTCAGGATTCTTCTGATCAAAG TGTTGAGGAAATCGAAAATGTAAAAGCAAATTCCGATAATATGATCTTGAGGACGCAACTAAGCAATGGTGATGTAGAAGCTAGCCTTGAAAGCAATTCTACAGAG GATGGCCTGATCAACAAACCTATTTTGCACAATGGTGAACTGAATGGCATCCACCGGGCATCAGGTGAATCTGATATTACCATGTCCAGTTCCGGTAGCAGCTCAGGGCTTGATACGCCTCAGCAAATCAAAATGAGAAACAACACTGGCAATCAGGATCACATAAACTTCCCTTCGTCTCCAAATCATGCGTTAATTCTGCGGAATCCCAGTATTGATGTCTCTACAACAGTTTCTGAAGAAATTCAGCAGTTGGAATGGTTGGGGGGTTCCGCTCTCGAAGTAAGTACAGATGGATCTTCGAGTACTCCAAGAGAAGCTCTTCTTAGATTAGCATCACAAGAAGCATCAGATATTGTCATCGCGAAGCTAAAATCTGAGCTCGCGACTTTTGCTAGGCAGGTAGAAGTGTCAGATTTGGAACTTCATACCTTGCGTAAACAAATCGTCAAGGAGAGCAAAAGAGGTCAGGATCTCTCGAAAGAGGTTGCTAGCCTAAAAAAAGAACGAGACTCTCTCAAGGAAGAATGTGATAAACTTAAAGCCTCCCAAAGACGTTTAAACGAGGCCAAATCCAAAGACAAGTTGCTCTATGAGAAAGGGGATCTTCAAACTCTTGTTAGTGAACTTAGGCAGGAATTGGCTTATCAAAAGGACCTTAATGCAAATCTGGAAATACAACTTCAGAAGACACAAGAATCAAATTCCGAGTTAATTCTTGCTGTGCGTGACCTAGACGAAATGTTAGAACAGAAGAACAAAGAGAATGTTAGCCTTTGCAACAAATCAACCACTTCTTGTGATGCTGAAAATTTGCCGGATGTTATCTCCAAGCATGAAATGACTGATGAAGATGACGAAGAGCAAAAAGCACTAGAGCAGCTTGTGCGAGAGCATAGTGACGTGAAGGTCACGTATATGCTGGAGCAAAAGATCACGGACCTGCACAGTGAAATCGAGATGTACAGGAGAGAAAGAAATGACCTAGAGATGCAAATGGAGCAACTTGTCCTCGACAATGAAATACTGAAGCAAGAAAACCATGATATATTATACAAACTTGAGCAAAGTGAGCTTCAGGAACAACTGAAGATGCAATATGAATGTGCAACTTCTTATTCAACTGTAAGGGAACTTGAAGGCCGGATTACGAGTTTGGAGAATGAACTGACTGAGCAAGCAAAAGAACTCTCTGATTCTTTGGTCACCATAAGCGAGCTCAAAGATCAAGTCAGTAACCTGGATGAAGAACTGGAAAAGCAAGCTCAGGGATTTGAAGCTGATCTAGATACTCTTACTCGTGATAAAGTCGAACAAGAGCAGAGAGCAATACGTGCTGAAGAAGAACTGAGGAAGACAAGACGGCACAATGCTAGTACAGCAGAGCGGCTTCAGGACGAACTTAAAAGTCTCTCCATGCAAATGACGTGTTCATTAGAAGCGAACGAAAAGTTGGCTACTAAAGCGTCACATGAAGCTAATGAGCTCCGCCTGCAGAAAATGCATTTTGAAGAGACTCTTCAAAAATCATCTGAGGACCTCCAATTAATCAGAGTGCATTATGAAGCAAAAATGCTTAAGCTTTCTAGCCAGGTAACTAGTATGTCAGGTCAAATGGAAAAGttgcatttggaaattgaagGAAAATGTGTGCAACTAGAAAAACAAGAAGAGCTGGCTAAAGAAACTGAGCAGCACTTGTCGCAGAAAATCATCTCTCTTAAAGCTGAGATTGGAAATCTATTAGCAGACAAGGATATCCTTTATCAGCATGCCAAACAGAAGAATATGCTAATCGATGAGTTGGAAGATACGAGGAAATCAATTGAGAACATGCAATTGCTTGTCAAGCATGGTCACAGTGAAAGAAGAGAACTGGAAACTAGGCTAGCTTTAGTGGAAAATGAGGCTATGGAGACTCTGAAGGAACTAAACTCCACGAGGTCTCTTATGGATGAGAAGGAGACATTAATATTAGAACTGCATTTGGAAGTGGATATCCTTGTATCTGAATTCAATGAAATGAAGAACTATTTGTTTGAGGATGAATTGGAGAAAGACAACTTGAGGAAGCAGCTGTCCCAGCTAAAAGAGGATCTGAAGAAGAAAGCGGATGCATTAAATAGTTTGGACAAAAAACTCACGGATGCTAATAGTCTAAAAGAGACAATAAAGTTGCTTGAG GGTCAGATCAAGCTGAAGGAAAATGCGCTTGATAACGCAATGAATTCATTTATGGAGAAGGAGAAAGATCTTCAAGGCAAAAACGAAGAGTTAGAAAGAAGATTAGAAGAAATCCAACAGAGTACAGAAAGGCTCTGCGAACAAAAGTCCCTAAAG GTGGCGATAGAAGATCTAAATCTCACGACTACAACAGGCATGGAAGATGAAAATCCCTGTCAAACGTTGTCTACAGAGAG CTGTTGTTCGGACGAGGAAGAGGAAATGGAAAGCGCAGCATCCAATACTATAAATCTCCAAGAACTATCGAAAGAAACAGAACTACTGAAGGAGAGGAACAAGTTCATGGTAGTTGAATTGAAGGAAATGCAAGGTAGATATTCAGAAATAAGCCTTAAATTTGCAGAGGTAGAAGGAGAAAGACAGAAGCTCGCGATGAAACTGAGAAACATTAAGAGCACGAAAAAAGAGCTCGTAAAAtag
- the LOC129888685 gene encoding uncharacterized protein LOC129888685 isoform X1, whose protein sequence is MFKSARWRSEKNKIKVIFKLQFHATQVAGDALMISVVPADVGKPTLKLEKAPVRDGSCYWEKAVLETVKFIQEPKSGKIHEKIYYFILGTGSLKSGVVGEASIDFSNYAEASKISSISLPLKNSISGALLHVSIQRIQDSSDQSVEEIENVKANSDNMILRTQLSNGDVEASLESNSTEDGLINKPILHNGELNGIHRASGESDITMSSSGSSSGLDTPQQIKMRNNTGNQDHINFPSSPNHALILRNPSIDVSTTVSEEIQQLEWLGGSALEVSTDGSSSTPREALLRLASQEASDIVIAKLKSELATFARQVEVSDLELHTLRKQIVKESKRGQDLSKEVASLKKERDSLKEECDKLKASQRRLNEAKSKDKLLYEKGDLQTLVSELRQELAYQKDLNANLEIQLQKTQESNSELILAVRDLDEMLEQKNKENVSLCNKSTTSCDAENLPDVISKHEMTDEDDEEQKALEQLVREHSDVKVTYMLEQKITDLHSEIEMYRRERNDLEMQMEQLVLDNEILKQENHDILYKLEQSELQEQLKMQYECATSYSTVRELEGRITSLENELTEQAKELSDSLVTISELKDQVSNLDEELEKQAQGFEADLDTLTRDKVEQEQRAIRAEEELRKTRRHNASTAERLQDELKSLSMQMTCSLEANEKLATKASHEANELRLQKMHFEETLQKSSEDLQLIRVHYEAKMLKLSSQVTSMSGQMEKLHLEIEGKCVQLEKQEELAKETEQHLSQKIISLKAEIGNLLADKDILYQHAKQKNMLIDELEDTRKSIENMQLLVKHGHSERRELETRLALVENEAMETLKELNSTRSLMDEKETLILELHLEVDILVSEFNEMKNYLFEDELEKDNLRKQLSQLKEDLKKKADALNSLDKKLTDANSLKETIKLLEGQIKLKENALDNAMNSFMEKEKDLQGKNEELERRLEEIQQSTERLCEQKSLKVAIEDLNLTTTTGMEDENPCQTLSTESNNSCCSDEEEEMESAASNTINLQELSKETELLKERNKFMVVELKEMQGRYSEISLKFAEVEGERQKLAMKLRNIKSTKKELVK, encoded by the exons atgtttaaGTCGGCAAGATGGAGGAGTGAGAAGAACAAGATCAAAGTTATCTTCAAATTACAGTTTCATGCAACTCag GTAGCGGGGGATGCATTGATGATATCTGTGGTCCCTGCTGATGTGGGAAAGCCAACATTAAAATTAGAGAAGGCACCGGTTCGTGATGGGAGCTGTTACTGGGAGAAAGCAGTTCTTGAAACTGTTAAGTTCATTCAAGAACCTAAGTCGGGGAAGATTCATGAAAAAATCTATTACTTCATCCTGGGAACA GGGTCTTTAAAATCTGGAGTTGTTGGAGAAGCTTCGATTGATTTCTCGAATTATGCAGAGGCGTCTAAGATCTCCTCTATTTCTCTTCCACTCAAAAATTCAATATCGGGAGCTTTATTGCAT GTTTCGATTCAGAGGATTCAGGATTCTTCTGATCAAAG TGTTGAGGAAATCGAAAATGTAAAAGCAAATTCCGATAATATGATCTTGAGGACGCAACTAAGCAATGGTGATGTAGAAGCTAGCCTTGAAAGCAATTCTACAGAG GATGGCCTGATCAACAAACCTATTTTGCACAATGGTGAACTGAATGGCATCCACCGGGCATCAGGTGAATCTGATATTACCATGTCCAGTTCCGGTAGCAGCTCAGGGCTTGATACGCCTCAGCAAATCAAAATGAGAAACAACACTGGCAATCAGGATCACATAAACTTCCCTTCGTCTCCAAATCATGCGTTAATTCTGCGGAATCCCAGTATTGATGTCTCTACAACAGTTTCTGAAGAAATTCAGCAGTTGGAATGGTTGGGGGGTTCCGCTCTCGAAGTAAGTACAGATGGATCTTCGAGTACTCCAAGAGAAGCTCTTCTTAGATTAGCATCACAAGAAGCATCAGATATTGTCATCGCGAAGCTAAAATCTGAGCTCGCGACTTTTGCTAGGCAGGTAGAAGTGTCAGATTTGGAACTTCATACCTTGCGTAAACAAATCGTCAAGGAGAGCAAAAGAGGTCAGGATCTCTCGAAAGAGGTTGCTAGCCTAAAAAAAGAACGAGACTCTCTCAAGGAAGAATGTGATAAACTTAAAGCCTCCCAAAGACGTTTAAACGAGGCCAAATCCAAAGACAAGTTGCTCTATGAGAAAGGGGATCTTCAAACTCTTGTTAGTGAACTTAGGCAGGAATTGGCTTATCAAAAGGACCTTAATGCAAATCTGGAAATACAACTTCAGAAGACACAAGAATCAAATTCCGAGTTAATTCTTGCTGTGCGTGACCTAGACGAAATGTTAGAACAGAAGAACAAAGAGAATGTTAGCCTTTGCAACAAATCAACCACTTCTTGTGATGCTGAAAATTTGCCGGATGTTATCTCCAAGCATGAAATGACTGATGAAGATGACGAAGAGCAAAAAGCACTAGAGCAGCTTGTGCGAGAGCATAGTGACGTGAAGGTCACGTATATGCTGGAGCAAAAGATCACGGACCTGCACAGTGAAATCGAGATGTACAGGAGAGAAAGAAATGACCTAGAGATGCAAATGGAGCAACTTGTCCTCGACAATGAAATACTGAAGCAAGAAAACCATGATATATTATACAAACTTGAGCAAAGTGAGCTTCAGGAACAACTGAAGATGCAATATGAATGTGCAACTTCTTATTCAACTGTAAGGGAACTTGAAGGCCGGATTACGAGTTTGGAGAATGAACTGACTGAGCAAGCAAAAGAACTCTCTGATTCTTTGGTCACCATAAGCGAGCTCAAAGATCAAGTCAGTAACCTGGATGAAGAACTGGAAAAGCAAGCTCAGGGATTTGAAGCTGATCTAGATACTCTTACTCGTGATAAAGTCGAACAAGAGCAGAGAGCAATACGTGCTGAAGAAGAACTGAGGAAGACAAGACGGCACAATGCTAGTACAGCAGAGCGGCTTCAGGACGAACTTAAAAGTCTCTCCATGCAAATGACGTGTTCATTAGAAGCGAACGAAAAGTTGGCTACTAAAGCGTCACATGAAGCTAATGAGCTCCGCCTGCAGAAAATGCATTTTGAAGAGACTCTTCAAAAATCATCTGAGGACCTCCAATTAATCAGAGTGCATTATGAAGCAAAAATGCTTAAGCTTTCTAGCCAGGTAACTAGTATGTCAGGTCAAATGGAAAAGttgcatttggaaattgaagGAAAATGTGTGCAACTAGAAAAACAAGAAGAGCTGGCTAAAGAAACTGAGCAGCACTTGTCGCAGAAAATCATCTCTCTTAAAGCTGAGATTGGAAATCTATTAGCAGACAAGGATATCCTTTATCAGCATGCCAAACAGAAGAATATGCTAATCGATGAGTTGGAAGATACGAGGAAATCAATTGAGAACATGCAATTGCTTGTCAAGCATGGTCACAGTGAAAGAAGAGAACTGGAAACTAGGCTAGCTTTAGTGGAAAATGAGGCTATGGAGACTCTGAAGGAACTAAACTCCACGAGGTCTCTTATGGATGAGAAGGAGACATTAATATTAGAACTGCATTTGGAAGTGGATATCCTTGTATCTGAATTCAATGAAATGAAGAACTATTTGTTTGAGGATGAATTGGAGAAAGACAACTTGAGGAAGCAGCTGTCCCAGCTAAAAGAGGATCTGAAGAAGAAAGCGGATGCATTAAATAGTTTGGACAAAAAACTCACGGATGCTAATAGTCTAAAAGAGACAATAAAGTTGCTTGAG GGTCAGATCAAGCTGAAGGAAAATGCGCTTGATAACGCAATGAATTCATTTATGGAGAAGGAGAAAGATCTTCAAGGCAAAAACGAAGAGTTAGAAAGAAGATTAGAAGAAATCCAACAGAGTACAGAAAGGCTCTGCGAACAAAAGTCCCTAAAG GTGGCGATAGAAGATCTAAATCTCACGACTACAACAGGCATGGAAGATGAAAATCCCTGTCAAACGTTGTCTACAGAGAG CAACAACAGCTGTTGTTCGGACGAGGAAGAGGAAATGGAAAGCGCAGCATCCAATACTATAAATCTCCAAGAACTATCGAAAGAAACAGAACTACTGAAGGAGAGGAACAAGTTCATGGTAGTTGAATTGAAGGAAATGCAAGGTAGATATTCAGAAATAAGCCTTAAATTTGCAGAGGTAGAAGGAGAAAGACAGAAGCTCGCGATGAAACTGAGAAACATTAAGAGCACGAAAAAAGAGCTCGTAAAAtag
- the LOC129890403 gene encoding protein LURP-one-related 4-like — MAKICPELMLQQSSSPSSSSPSPPYVTSIKETFTIWMKSLVFHGNGCTIFNSKGEIVFRVDNYQESCRNEVCIMDLKGQVLFSIKREKLRVFGRWNGYGSCGEIKGRPLFQVKRNYDIFSRENVICNFGSCDENNVGINCYKIQQFDRNSSYKVTNSTGQVIAQVKQKQSSRGFGYGEDVLTLEVEPNVDHSLIVALVTVCGLIHGKL; from the exons ATGGCGAAAATTTGTCCAGAATTAATGTTACAacaatcttcttctccttcatcGTCGTCGCCGTCGCCACCTTATGTTACATCTATAAAAGAAACATTTACTATATGGATGAAATCATTAGTTTTCCATGGAAATGGTTGTACTATTTTTAATTCCAAAGGTGAAATTGTTTTTAGAGTTGATAATTACCAAGAAAGTTGTAGAAATGAAGTTTGTATCATGGATCTCAAAGGCCAAGTTCTTTTCTCCATTAAAAGAGAg aaACTTAGAGTATTTGGTCGTTGGAATGGGTATGGATCATGTGGTGAAATAAAAGGAAGGCCATTATTTCAAGTAAAGAGGAATTATGACATTTTTTCAAGAGAAAATGTCATTTGTAATTTTGGGTCATGTGATGAAAATAATGTAGGAATTAATTGCTACAAAATTCAACAATTTGATAGAAATTCATCATATAAAGTTACAAATTCTACTGGCCAAGTTATTGCCCAG GTAAAACAAAAGCAATCATCAAGAGGATTTGGGTATGGTGAAGATGTGTTAACTCTAGAAGTGGAACCCAATGTAGATCACTCACTAATTGTGGCTCTTGTAACAGTGTGTGGATTGATACATGGCAAATTATGA
- the LOC129888684 gene encoding RNA-binding NOB1-like protein — MSSTAMDTQLPSPQPPCWSNIVKQQPPPQPSPQSTITPATVTAAAAAATAAAGNGVLVGNCKSTKGIAVAVVDANAIIQGGDKLNHSADRFVSVPEVLSEIRDPNSRHSLNFLPFTVDTTEPSPDSLKKVISFARATGDLHTLSDVDLKLIALTYTLEAQFHGTQHLRDCPPPIHMVNVKRLPEKELPGWGTNVPNPEEWEAIEHALDNGANTNSRILPLKDLSLNVVPLDQQSGRDDSVVNGGDSHSENQMNADDGFSKPQKYLAQKKEVKIEGKKMVADGIDASQGQYDDHGDDWLPAVSRSTHRRFLRRKARREMSETSSKMDDLQDATENTVDENLDNCQCGDISMRHNPEENPKKNAEDGKVSEVKDGEENLFTILSQMRLEEDSEQALQDDADVNISIEGPESNDTKQDGKEFEEDEGENFDCADGGVEDAEMASQMDESIETSFVDDNSSEQSWMLKSLSESSVACVTADYAMQNVILQMGLRLVAPGGMQIRELHRWVLKCHACYKVTTDVTRIFCPNCGNGGTLRKVAVTVGENGIVIAARRPRISLRGTKFSLPLPQGGRDAVTKNPILREDQLPQKYLYPKTKKKNKEGDDIFTPDTIFLNHTSKKAPLQPPVRKALAVFSGKRNPNDNHYSRAKH; from the exons ATGAGCTCCACAGCCATGGATACCCAGCTCCCTTCTCCACAACCACCATGTTGGAGCAACATAGTGAAGCAACAACCGCCGCCACAACCATCGCCGCAATCTACTATTACTCCGGCCACCGTCACTGCCGCCGCAGCTGCAGCAACGGCGGCGGCAGGTAACGGAGTTTTGGTAGGGAATTGCAAGTCGACGAAGGGGATAGCAGTGGCTGTGGTAGATGCTAATGCTATAATTCAAGGCGGAGATAAGCTGAATCATTCTGCTGACCGGTTTGTTTCGGTACCTGAAGTGCTTTCAGAGATTCGTGACCCGAATTCACGTCATTCACTCAATTTCCTTCCGTTCACTGTTGATACCACAGAGCCGTCTCCCGATTCTCTTAAGAAAG TTATCAGCTTTGCAAGGGCTACAGGTGATTTGCACACACTTTCTGATGTGGATCTCAAGCTCATTGCCTTAACTTATACCTTGGAGGCTCAATTTCATGGAACTCAACATCTCCGAGATTGCCCGCCACCTATTCACATGGTTAATGTGAAAAGGTTGCCAGAGAAGGAGTTGCCTGGATGGGGGACGAACGTCCCTAATCCGGAGGAATGGGAAGCAATAGAACATGCACTTGATAATGGAGCAAACACCAACTCTAGAATTCTTCCCTTGAAAGATTTGAGTTTGAATGTTGTTCCTCTTGATCAACAAAGTGGTAGAGATGATTCTGTCGTGAATGGTGGTGATTCTCATTCTGAGAATCAGATGAATGCTGATGATGGCTTCAGTAAACCTCAAAAGTACTTGGCACAGAAAAAAGAGGTGAAGATTGAAGGTAAGAAGATGGTTGCCGATGGAATTGATGCATCACAAGGACAATATGATGATCATGGTGATGATTGGCTACCCGCTGTGAGCAGAAGTACTCATAGAAGATTTCTCAGACGAAAAGCTAGACGTGAAATGTCTGAGACATCATCTAAAATGGATGATTTACAAGATGCAACTGAAAATACAGTAGATGAAAATCTCGACAACTGTCAATGCGGCGATATCTCTATGCGTCATAACCCTGAAGAAAATCCCAAGAAGAATGCCGAGGATGGTAAGGTTTCTGAAGTAAAAGATGGTGAGGAAAATTTGTTTACGATTTTGAGTCAGATGCGGCTTGAAGAAGATTCTGAACAAGCTCTTCAAGATGATGCAGATGTAAACATTTCCATTGAGGGGCCTGAATCAAATGATACTAAGCAAGATGGAAAAGaatttgaagaagatgaagggGAGAATTTCGACTGTGCTGATGGAGGAGTGGAAGATGCAGAGATGGCCAGCCAGATGGATGAGAGCATTGAGACATCATTTGTGGATGATAACAGCAGTGAACAAAGTTGGATGTTAAAATCCTTGTCCGAGTCAAGCGTGGCCTGTGTGACAGCTGATTATGCAATGCAAAATGTTATTCTTCAAATGGGTTTACGCCTTGTGGCACCTGGAGGAATGCAGATCCGTGAACTGCACAG GTGGGTACTGAAATGCCATGCCTGCTATAAAGTGACAACAGATGTTACTAGGATTTTCTGTCCCAATTGTGGAAATGGAGGCACTTTACGCAAGGTAGCAGTGACTGTTGGTGAAAATGGCATTGTGATTGCAGCACGCAGACCACGTATATCCTTGCGAGGGACAAAG TTCTCCCTGCCTTTACCTCAAGGGGGTAGAGATGCTGTTACCAAGAACCCAATATTACGTGAGGACCAGCTGCCACAGAAGTATCTTTATCctaaaacaaagaagaagaacaag GAGGGGGACGACATATTTACTCCGGACACTATTTTTCTCAACCATACTAGTAAGAAGGCTCCTCTGCAGCCCCCTGTTCGCAAGGCACTAGCTGTTTTCAGCGGGAAGAGGAATCCTAATGACAATCATTATTCTCGCGCTAAGCATTAG